One part of the Vicia villosa cultivar HV-30 ecotype Madison, WI linkage group LG6, Vvil1.0, whole genome shotgun sequence genome encodes these proteins:
- the LOC131611384 gene encoding uncharacterized protein LOC131611384 translates to MADWGPIFVSVVLFILLTPGLLFQIPGRGRFIEFGNFQTSGLSILIHAMLYFALVCIFFLAIGIHMYAG, encoded by the coding sequence ATGGCAGATTGGGGTCCAATTTTTGTGTCCGTGGTGCTCTTCATTCTCTTGACTCCTGGATTGCTTTTTCAAATACCTGGTAGAGGAAGGTTTATAGAGTTTGGAAACTTTCAAACTAGTGGATTGTCTATACTCATCCATGCTATGCTCTACTTTGCTCTTGTTTGCATCTTCTTCTTAGCTATTGGAATTCACATGTATGCTGGATAA